The following proteins are co-located in the Hypanus sabinus isolate sHypSab1 unplaced genomic scaffold, sHypSab1.hap1 scaffold_176, whole genome shotgun sequence genome:
- the LOC132387354 gene encoding zinc finger protein 235-like isoform X1 — MAHQGVHIRERPFTCSVCGKRFIKSSHLLSHQRVHTGEKPFTCSECGKGFSELSNLQNHQRVHTGEKPFTCSECGKGFTQSSHLQRHQRVHTGEKPFTCSDCGKSFTHLCNLQNHQPVHTGERPFTCSECGKGFTQSSSLLSHQRVHTGERPFTCSECGKGFTQSSHLKVHQRVHTGEKPFICSVCGKGFTDSSTRQKHQRVHTGEKSFTCSECGKGFTDSSCLLVHQRVHTREKPFTCSECGKGFTQSSHLQRHQRVHTGEKPFKCSECGKRFTQSSTLQAHQRIHTGEKPFTCSVCGKQFTLSFQLLKHQRVHTGERPFACSKCGKRFAGSSNLQRHQQVHTGEKPFTCSVCGKGFTQSSQLLAHQSIHNGEWP; from the coding sequence atggctcaccagggagttcacatcagggagcggccattcacttgctcagtctgtgggaagagattcattaaATCATCCCACctgctgagtcatcagcgagttcacactggggagaagccgttcacctgctcagaatgtgggaagggattctctgagttatccaacctacagaatcatcagcgagttcacactggggagaagccattcacctgctcagaatgtgggaagggattcactcagtcatcccacctgcagagacaccagcgagttcacactggggagaagccgttcacctgctcagactgtgggaagagcttCACTCACTTATGcaacctacagaatcatcagccagttcacactggggagaggccattcacctgctcagaatgtgggaagggatttactcagtcatccagcctactgagtcatcagcgagttcacactggggagaggcccttcacctgctcagaatgtggtaagggattcactcagtcatcccatctgaaggttcatcagcgagttcacactggggagaagccattcatctgctcagtctgtggaaagggattcactgattcatccacccggcagaaacatcagcgagttcacactggggagaagtcgttcacctgctcagaatgtgggaagggattcacggaTTCATCctgcctactggtacatcagcgagttcacactagggagaagccgttcacctgctcagaatgtgggaagggattcactcagtcatcccacctgcagagacatcagcgagttcacactggggagaagccattcaaatgctcagaatgtgggaagagattcactcaatcttccaccctacaggcacaccagcgaattcacactggggagaagccattcacttgctcagtctgtgggaaacaattcactctgtcATTCCAActactgaaacaccagcgagttcacacaggggaaaGGCCGTTCGCCTGCTcaaaatgtgggaagagattcgctggatcatccaacctacagagacatcagcaagttcacactggggagaagccgttcacttgctcagtctgtgggaaaggattcactcagtcgtccCAACTACTGGCTCACCAGTCaattcacaatggggagtggccataG